Proteins encoded together in one Lathyrus oleraceus cultivar Zhongwan6 chromosome 5, CAAS_Psat_ZW6_1.0, whole genome shotgun sequence window:
- the LOC127081260 gene encoding uncharacterized protein LOC127081260: MQEFATEIGFKLVTCIPYYAQANGQVETANKVIIGLNKKHVAKKPKNWHKTLDQILWACRTSLKETTNLTPFRLTFRHNDVLPTKIFLQSVRVLWQNDIPSKQYWRLMFDELTNLDEERLAAIDVLIRQKARVAKVYNKRIKMKTYAINDYVWKEMGID, translated from the exons ATGCAAGAGTTTGCCACTGAAATAGGGTTCAAGTTGGTTACTTGCATACCTTACTACGCCCAAGCAAATGGCCAAGTCGAGACAGCCAACAAAGTGATAATTGGTTTAAACAAAAAACACGTTGCCAAGAAACCTAAGAATTGGCACAAGACATTAGACCAAATTTTATGGGCTTGTCGAACATCCCTAAAAGAGACAACGAATTTGACGCCTTTCCGTTTAACATTTAGGCACAATGATGTGTTGCCAACAAAGATTTTTTTACAATCAGTTAGGGTGCTATGGCAAAATGACATCCCTTCGAAACAATATTGGAGATTGATGTTCGACGAATTGACTAatttagacgaagaaaggttgGCTGCAATAGACGTGTTGATACGACAAAAGGCGCGTGTGGCCAAAGTATACAATAAAAGGATTAAGATGAAAACCTATGCAATAAATGATTACGTTTGGAAG GAGATGGGTATTGATTAA
- the LOC127081261 gene encoding uncharacterized protein LOC127081261 produces the protein MATQLLECFEVISTMHAPRMRNQEANELAQISTGYKVSKEKLKDFIEVKEKMVSNVSPSPNTSDWRKPIIEYLENPVRKTNRKVKYRALSYVRLGNELLKKTPERVLLKCLGDREAYLEMSEVHSGTCGVQ, from the exons ATGGCGACGCAACTATTAGAGTGCTTCGAAGTTATCAGCACCATGCATGCGCCTAGAATGAGGAATCAAGAAGCCAATGAGTTAGCACAAATTTCCACTGGGTACAAGGTATCAAAAGAAAAGCTCAAGGATTTTATTGAGGTAAAGGAAAAGATGGTGTCAAACGTCTCGCCGTCACCCAATACG TCAGATTGGAGAAAACCAATCATAGAGTACTTAGAAAATCCAGTCAGAAAGACTAACAGGAAAGTTAAGTATAGAGCTTTAAGCTATGTACGCCTGGGAAATGAGTTGTTGAAGAAAACTCCAGAAAGAGTATTGCTTAAGTGCCTTGGAGATAGAGAAGCCTACTTAGAAATGTCTGAAGTACACAGTGGAACTTGTGGGGTACAATAA